The following proteins are encoded in a genomic region of Kosakonia oryzae:
- the npr gene encoding PTS phosphocarrier protein NPr yields MTVKQTVEITNKLGMHARPAMKLFELVQGFDAEVLLRNDEGTEAEASSVIALLMLDSAKGRQIEIEVSGPQEEEALAAVIALFNAGFDED; encoded by the coding sequence ATGACCGTAAAACAAACTGTTGAGATCACCAATAAACTGGGCATGCATGCGCGCCCGGCGATGAAACTGTTTGAGCTGGTACAGGGATTTGACGCAGAAGTATTACTGCGCAACGATGAAGGTACCGAAGCGGAAGCCAGCAGCGTGATTGCATTGCTGATGCTGGATTCCGCCAAAGGGCGGCAAATTGAAATCGAAGTCAGCGGCCCACAGGAAGAAGAAGCCCTGGCAGCCGTGATTGCTCTGTTTAACGCGGGCTTTGACGAAGACTGA
- the elbB gene encoding isoprenoid biosynthesis glyoxalase ElbB, giving the protein MKKVGVILSGAGVYDGAEIHEAVITLLAIARSGAEAVCFAPDKWQSDVVNHLTGEVMTESRNVLVEAARIARGNIRPLAQLSVNDLDALIVPGGFGAAKNLSNFASQGSACVVDDTLKQRVLEMHQAGKPLGFMCIAPALLPKIFDFPLRLTIGTDVDIAEMLEEMGAEHVPCPVDDIVVDEENKVVTTPAYMLAEDIAQAAVGIEKLVARILVLAE; this is encoded by the coding sequence ATGAAAAAAGTAGGCGTGATTCTTAGCGGCGCGGGTGTCTATGACGGTGCGGAAATCCATGAGGCGGTGATCACATTACTGGCGATCGCCCGTTCAGGCGCTGAGGCAGTTTGTTTCGCGCCGGATAAATGGCAGAGCGATGTGGTGAATCACCTGACGGGTGAGGTCATGACTGAGAGCCGCAATGTGCTGGTCGAAGCTGCCCGAATTGCGCGTGGAAATATCCGGCCTCTGGCACAGCTATCAGTAAATGATCTGGATGCGCTGATTGTGCCTGGTGGTTTTGGTGCCGCCAAAAATTTAAGTAATTTCGCCAGCCAGGGCAGCGCGTGTGTCGTCGATGATACGCTTAAACAGCGCGTGCTGGAGATGCATCAGGCGGGTAAACCGCTGGGATTTATGTGTATCGCTCCGGCGTTGCTGCCGAAAATTTTCGACTTCCCGCTGCGTCTGACAATCGGTACGGATGTCGATATCGCTGAAATGCTGGAAGAGATGGGAGCGGAACATGTGCCGTGCCCGGTGGACGATATTGTGGTGGATGAAGAGAATAAAGTGGTAACCACGCCAGCATATATGCTTGCTGAGGATATTGCGCAGGCTGCGGTGGGGATCGAAAAGCTGGTGGCGCGCATACTGGTGCTGGCGGAATGA
- the gltB gene encoding glutamate synthase large subunit — MLYDKSLERDNCGFGLIAHIEGEPSHKVVRTAIHALARMQHRGAILADGKTGDGCGLLLQKPDRFFRIVAEERGWRLAKNYAVGMLFLNQDPEKASASRRVVEEELQQETLSIVGWRDVPTNEGVLGEIALSSLPRIEQIFVNAPAGWRPRDMERRLFIARRRIEKRLQEDKEFYVCSLSNLVNIYKGLCMPADLPRFYLDLADLRLESAICLFHQRFSTNTVPRWPLAQPFRYLAHNGEINTITGNRQWARARTYKFKTPLIPDLHDAAPFVNETGSDSSSMDNMLELLLAGGMDIVRAMRLLVPPAWQNNPDMDPDLRSFFDFNSMHMEPWDGPAGIVMSDGRFAACNLDRNGLRPARYVVTKDKLITCASEVGIWDYQPDEVVEKGRVGPGELMVIDTRDGRILHSAETDDDLKSRHPYKEWMAKNVRRLVPFEDLPDEEVGTREMDDDLLASYQKQFNYSFEELDSVIRVLGENGQEAVGSMGDDTPFAVLSSQPRIIYDYFRQQFAQVTNPPIDPLREAHVMSLATSIGREMNVFCEAEGQAHRLSFKSPILLYSDFKQLTTMEEEHYRADTLDITFDVTETSLEETIKALCDKAEQMVRNGTVLLVLSDRNIAKNRLPVPAPMAVGAIQTRLVDKSLRCDANIIVETASARDPHHFAVLLGFGATAIYPYLAYETLAKLVDNNAIEKNYRTVMLNYRNGINKGLYKIMSKMGISTIASYRCSKLFEAVGLHDDVAALCFQGVISRIGGAGFSDFQQDLLNLSKLAWLARKPLSQGGLLKYVHGGEYHAYNPDVVRTLQQAVQSGEYSDYQEYAKLVNERPAATLRDLLAITPNGEAVSLKDVEPASELFKRFDTAAMSIGALSPEAHEALAEAMNSLGGFSNSGEGGEDPARYGTNKVSRIKQVASGRFGVTPAYLVNADVIQIKVAQGAKPGEGGQLPGDKVTPYIAKLRYSVPGVTLISPPPHHDIYSIEDLAQLIFDLKQVNPKAMISVKLVSEPGVGTIATGVAKAYADLITIAGYDGGTGASPLSSVKYAGCPWELGLVETQQALVANGLRHKIRLQVDGGLKTGQDIIKAAILGAESFGFGTGPMVALGCKYLRICHLNNCATGVATQDDKLRKNHYHGLPFKVTNYFEFIARETRELMAQLGVKRLVDLIGRTDLLKELDGFTAKQQKLDLAKLLETAEPHPGKALYCTENNPPFDNGVLNAQLLQQAKPYVDEKQSKTFWFDIRNTDRSVGASLSGYIAQYHGDQGLAADPIKAHFSGTAGQSFGVWNAGGVELYLTGDANDYVGKGMAGGLLAVRPPVGSAFRSHEASIIGNTCLYGATGGRLYAAGRAGERFAVRNSGAITVVEGIGDNGCEYMTGGIVCVLGKTGVNFGAGMTGGFAYVLDEDGEFRKRVNPELVEVLSVDDLAIHEEHLRGLITEHVHHTGSQRGEEILANWPAFSSKFALVKPKSSDVKALLGHRSRSAAELRVQAQ, encoded by the coding sequence ATGTTGTACGATAAATCTCTCGAGAGAGATAACTGTGGTTTCGGCCTGATCGCCCACATAGAAGGCGAACCTAGCCACAAGGTAGTGCGTACCGCTATTCACGCACTGGCCCGAATGCAGCACCGTGGCGCAATCCTTGCCGATGGTAAAACCGGCGATGGTTGCGGCCTGCTGCTGCAAAAACCCGACCGTTTCTTCCGTATTGTGGCGGAAGAGCGCGGCTGGCGCTTAGCCAAAAATTACGCCGTGGGCATGCTGTTCCTGAATCAGGATCCAGAAAAAGCCAGCGCGTCGCGTCGCGTTGTTGAAGAAGAGCTGCAACAAGAAACCCTGTCGATCGTCGGCTGGCGCGATGTGCCAACCAACGAAGGGGTACTCGGTGAAATCGCCCTCTCCTCGCTGCCTCGTATTGAACAAATTTTCGTGAACGCCCCTGCAGGCTGGCGCCCGCGCGATATGGAGCGTCGTCTTTTTATCGCTCGTCGCCGCATTGAAAAACGCCTGCAAGAAGATAAAGAGTTCTACGTTTGTAGCCTCTCCAATCTGGTGAACATTTATAAAGGTCTGTGTATGCCGGCGGATCTGCCGCGCTTTTACCTGGATCTGGCGGATCTGCGTCTGGAATCGGCCATTTGCCTGTTCCACCAGCGCTTCTCCACCAACACCGTGCCACGCTGGCCGCTGGCACAGCCGTTCCGCTACCTGGCGCACAACGGTGAAATCAACACCATTACCGGTAACCGCCAGTGGGCGCGCGCGCGTACCTACAAATTTAAAACGCCGTTGATCCCGGATCTTCATGATGCCGCGCCGTTCGTCAACGAAACCGGTTCTGACTCCAGCTCAATGGATAACATGCTTGAGCTGCTGCTGGCTGGCGGGATGGATATCGTACGTGCCATGCGTTTGCTGGTGCCGCCAGCCTGGCAGAACAACCCGGATATGGATCCGGACCTGCGCAGCTTCTTCGACTTTAACTCCATGCACATGGAGCCATGGGACGGCCCGGCGGGCATCGTCATGTCCGATGGGCGTTTCGCTGCCTGTAACCTTGACCGTAACGGTCTGCGCCCGGCGCGTTATGTCGTCACCAAAGACAAGCTGATCACCTGCGCTTCAGAAGTGGGGATCTGGGATTATCAGCCGGACGAAGTGGTAGAAAAAGGCCGTGTCGGCCCGGGCGAGCTGATGGTTATCGATACCCGCGACGGGCGCATTCTGCACTCGGCCGAAACCGATGACGATCTGAAAAGCCGCCATCCGTATAAAGAGTGGATGGCGAAAAACGTTCGCCGTCTGGTGCCGTTTGAAGATCTGCCAGACGAAGAAGTCGGTACCCGCGAGATGGACGACGATCTGCTGGCAAGCTACCAGAAACAGTTTAACTACAGCTTTGAAGAGCTGGATTCGGTTATCCGCGTGCTGGGTGAAAATGGCCAGGAAGCAGTCGGCTCCATGGGCGATGACACCCCGTTTGCGGTGCTCTCCAGCCAGCCGCGCATTATTTATGACTACTTCCGCCAGCAGTTCGCACAGGTCACCAACCCGCCAATCGATCCGCTGCGTGAAGCCCACGTTATGTCGCTGGCTACCAGCATCGGTCGCGAAATGAACGTCTTCTGCGAAGCGGAAGGCCAGGCACATCGCCTGAGCTTCAAATCACCGATCCTGCTGTACTCCGATTTCAAGCAACTGACGACGATGGAAGAGGAGCACTACCGCGCCGACACGCTGGATATCACCTTCGACGTGACCGAAACGTCGCTGGAAGAGACCATCAAAGCGCTGTGCGATAAAGCAGAACAGATGGTGCGTAACGGTACTGTATTGCTGGTGCTTTCTGACCGTAACATCGCCAAAAATCGTCTGCCGGTTCCGGCGCCGATGGCGGTGGGCGCGATCCAGACTCGCCTGGTGGATAAGAGCCTGCGCTGTGATGCCAACATTATTGTTGAAACAGCAAGCGCCCGCGATCCGCACCACTTTGCGGTGCTGCTCGGCTTCGGCGCGACGGCCATCTACCCGTACCTGGCGTATGAAACGCTGGCGAAACTGGTCGACAACAATGCCATCGAGAAAAATTACCGTACAGTGATGCTGAACTACCGTAACGGCATCAATAAAGGGCTGTACAAGATCATGTCCAAAATGGGCATTTCGACCATCGCCTCATACCGCTGCTCAAAACTGTTTGAAGCTGTGGGCCTGCACGATGACGTTGCTGCGCTCTGCTTCCAGGGCGTAATCAGCCGTATCGGCGGCGCGGGCTTTAGCGACTTCCAGCAGGATCTGCTGAACCTCTCTAAACTGGCCTGGCTGGCGCGTAAACCGCTGTCACAGGGCGGCCTGCTGAAATATGTTCACGGCGGCGAATACCACGCTTATAACCCGGATGTTGTGCGTACCCTGCAACAGGCCGTACAGAGCGGTGAGTACAGCGATTATCAGGAATATGCGAAGCTGGTTAACGAACGCCCGGCGGCTACGCTGCGCGATTTGCTGGCTATCACGCCGAACGGTGAAGCGGTCAGTCTGAAAGATGTGGAACCGGCGAGCGAGCTGTTTAAACGCTTCGATACCGCAGCGATGTCGATCGGTGCGCTCAGCCCGGAGGCTCACGAAGCACTGGCAGAAGCAATGAACAGCCTCGGCGGCTTCTCCAACTCCGGTGAAGGTGGCGAAGATCCGGCGCGTTACGGCACCAATAAAGTGTCGCGTATCAAGCAGGTTGCTTCTGGTCGCTTTGGCGTAACCCCGGCATACCTGGTGAATGCTGATGTCATTCAGATCAAAGTCGCCCAGGGAGCAAAACCGGGCGAAGGCGGTCAGTTACCGGGTGACAAAGTCACGCCGTACATCGCCAAACTGCGCTACTCCGTACCCGGCGTAACGCTGATCTCTCCGCCGCCGCACCACGATATCTACTCTATCGAGGATTTGGCGCAGCTGATTTTTGACCTGAAGCAGGTCAACCCGAAAGCGATGATCTCTGTGAAGCTGGTTTCCGAACCGGGCGTCGGTACCATCGCTACCGGTGTGGCAAAAGCCTATGCCGATCTGATCACCATCGCCGGTTACGACGGCGGTACTGGCGCAAGCCCGCTCTCCTCGGTGAAATATGCCGGTTGTCCGTGGGAACTGGGGCTGGTGGAAACCCAGCAGGCGCTGGTCGCGAACGGTTTGCGTCACAAGATCCGTTTGCAGGTAGATGGCGGTCTGAAAACCGGCCAGGACATCATCAAAGCCGCCATTCTCGGTGCCGAAAGCTTTGGTTTCGGTACCGGACCGATGGTCGCGCTGGGCTGTAAATACCTGCGAATTTGTCACCTGAACAACTGCGCAACCGGCGTAGCGACTCAGGATGACAAACTGCGTAAAAATCACTATCACGGTCTGCCGTTCAAAGTGACTAACTACTTTGAATTTATCGCCCGTGAAACCCGCGAGTTAATGGCGCAACTGGGCGTGAAACGTCTGGTCGATCTGATTGGCCGCACCGATCTGCTGAAAGAGCTGGACGGTTTTACCGCCAAGCAGCAGAAACTGGATCTGGCGAAACTGCTGGAAACCGCCGAGCCGCACCCAGGCAAAGCGCTGTACTGCACGGAAAACAACCCGCCGTTTGATAATGGCGTGCTGAACGCGCAGTTGTTACAGCAGGCGAAACCGTATGTCGATGAGAAGCAGAGCAAAACTTTCTGGTTCGATATCCGCAACACCGATCGTTCTGTGGGCGCTTCGCTGTCTGGCTACATCGCGCAGTATCATGGCGATCAGGGGCTGGCAGCCGATCCGATTAAAGCGCATTTCAGCGGCACTGCAGGCCAGAGCTTCGGCGTGTGGAACGCAGGCGGCGTTGAACTCTATCTGACTGGCGATGCCAACGACTATGTTGGTAAAGGTATGGCGGGCGGTTTGCTGGCGGTGCGTCCGCCGGTGGGTTCGGCCTTCCGTAGCCATGAAGCGAGCATTATCGGTAACACCTGCCTGTATGGCGCAACCGGCGGTCGTTTGTACGCTGCGGGCCGCGCAGGCGAGCGTTTTGCGGTGCGTAACTCCGGCGCCATCACGGTTGTAGAAGGCATCGGCGACAACGGCTGTGAATATATGACCGGCGGCATTGTTTGCGTGCTGGGTAAAACCGGCGTCAACTTTGGAGCAGGGATGACCGGTGGCTTTGCCTATGTACTGGATGAAGACGGTGAATTCCGTAAACGCGTTAACCCGGAGCTGGTGGAAGTGCTGAGCGTCGATGACCTCGCCATCCATGAAGAGCATCTGCGCGGTCTGATCACCGAGCATGTGCACCATACCGGTTCTCAGCGCGGCGAAGAGATCCTGGCGAACTGGCCAGCATTCTCGTCGAAATTCGCCCTGGTGAAACCGAAATCCAGCGATGTCAAAGCCCTGTTAGGTCACCGTAGTCGTAGCGCGGCAGAGTTGCGCGTGCAGGCGCAGTAA
- the mtgA gene encoding monofunctional biosynthetic peptidoglycan transglycosylase, whose amino-acid sequence MRNGFRGPLKIRLKRIALRVLLVLAIFWGGSIVLFSFLPVPFSAVMAERQIGAWLTGNFGYVAHSDWVSMDEISPWMALAVVAAEDQRFPDHWGLDIGAIQKALSHNERHENRIRGASTISQQTVKNLLLWDGKSWVRKGLEAGLTLGMEAVWTKRRILTVYLNIAEFGDGVFGVEEAAQRYFHKPASRLTMSEAALLAAVLPNPIRFQAAAPSGYVRNRQAWILRQMRQLGGEGFLQSNKLY is encoded by the coding sequence ATGAGAAACGGCTTTCGCGGCCCGCTGAAAATCAGGCTGAAACGTATTGCGCTGCGGGTTTTACTGGTACTGGCCATTTTCTGGGGCGGCAGCATTGTGCTGTTCAGCTTTCTGCCGGTGCCATTCTCTGCTGTGATGGCCGAGCGGCAGATTGGAGCCTGGCTGACGGGTAACTTTGGGTATGTTGCTCATTCCGACTGGGTCAGTATGGATGAGATTTCACCGTGGATGGCGCTGGCCGTTGTCGCTGCAGAGGATCAGCGTTTCCCCGATCACTGGGGGCTGGATATTGGCGCGATCCAGAAGGCGCTTTCACATAATGAACGCCATGAGAACCGTATTCGTGGCGCGTCGACTATCTCTCAGCAAACGGTGAAAAACCTGCTGTTATGGGATGGAAAAAGTTGGGTGCGGAAAGGGCTGGAAGCCGGGCTGACGCTGGGGATGGAAGCGGTGTGGACGAAACGGCGTATCCTGACGGTGTATCTCAACATTGCGGAGTTTGGCGACGGCGTGTTTGGCGTGGAAGAGGCGGCTCAGCGCTATTTCCACAAACCGGCCAGCCGGTTAACCATGTCGGAAGCGGCATTGCTGGCAGCAGTACTGCCAAACCCAATACGTTTCCAGGCGGCAGCGCCATCCGGCTATGTCCGCAACCGTCAGGCGTGGATTCTGCGCCAGATGCGCCAGCTCGGAGGCGAAGGCTTTTTGCAGAGCAATAAGCTGTACTAA
- the ptsN gene encoding PTS IIA-like nitrogen regulatory protein PtsN: MMNNDSALQLSNVLNQECTRSGVHCQSKKRALEIISELAAKQLGLPPQVVFEAILTREKMGSTGIGNGIAIPHGKLEEDTLRAVGVFVQLETPIAFDAIDNQPVDLLFALLVPADQTKTHLHTLSLVAKRLADKTICRRLRSAQNDEELYQIITQTEGESDDA, from the coding sequence ATGATGAATAACGATTCCGCTCTTCAATTGAGCAATGTCCTTAACCAGGAATGTACACGTAGCGGCGTTCACTGCCAGAGCAAAAAACGAGCTCTGGAAATCATCAGTGAACTGGCGGCAAAACAGCTCGGCCTGCCGCCACAGGTCGTTTTCGAAGCCATTCTTACGCGTGAGAAAATGGGCAGTACCGGTATTGGTAACGGTATTGCCATCCCCCACGGTAAGCTGGAAGAGGATACGCTGCGCGCCGTTGGTGTTTTTGTACAGCTCGAAACGCCCATCGCCTTCGACGCTATCGATAATCAGCCTGTCGATCTGCTGTTTGCACTGCTGGTGCCGGCCGATCAAACCAAAACGCATCTGCATACGCTCTCGCTGGTGGCCAAACGGCTGGCGGATAAAACCATTTGCCGTCGCCTGCGCAGTGCGCAGAACGATGAAGAGCTGTATCAAATAATCACGCAGACAGAAGGCGAAAGCGACGATGCGTAA
- the arcB gene encoding aerobic respiration two-component sensor histidine kinase ArcB, whose translation MKQIRLLAQYYVDLMMKLGLVRFSLLLALALVVLAIVVQMAVTMVLQGQVESIDVIRSIFFGLLITPWAVYFLSVVVEQLEESRQRLSRLVEKLEEMRDRDLKLNVQLKDNIAQLNQEISDREKAEAERQETFEQLKIEMQEREQTQIQLEQQSSFLRSFLDASPDLVFYRNEDKEFSGCNRAMELLTGKSEKQLIHLKPQDVYSEEAAAKVIETDEKVFRHNVSLTYEQWLDYPDGRKACFEIRKVPYYDRVGKRHGLMGFGRDITERKRYQDALERASRDKTTFISTISHELRTPLNGIVGLSRILLDTDLTQEQEKYLKTIHVSAVTLGNIFNDIIDMDKMERRKVQLDNQPLDFTSFLADLENLSGLQAHQKGLRFVLEPTLPLPHKVITDGTRLRQILWNLISNAVKFTPQGQVEVRVRYDEGEMLHFEVQDSGIGIPRDEQDKIFAMYYQVKDSHGGKPATGTGIGLAVSRRLAKNMGGDISVSSQPGAGSIFTLTVHAPAVAEEVDDVFEDDDMPLPALHVLLVEDIELNVIVARSVLEKLGCSVDVAMTGSAALEMFAPGEYDLLLLDIQLPDMTGLDISRTLTSRYPREDLPPLVALTANVLKNKQEYLDAGMNDVLSKPLAVPALTAMIKKFWDTNANEEEQVTTVDNSKIQTVLDTAMLEQYIELVGPKLITDGLAVFEKMMPGYLNVLESNLTARDQKGITEEGHKIKGAAGSVGLRHLQQLGQQIQSPDLPAWWDNVGEWVEEMKQEWQNDVAVLKAWVAAVDAGKK comes from the coding sequence ATGAAGCAAATCCGTTTACTGGCGCAATACTACGTCGATCTGATGATGAAGCTTGGTCTGGTGCGCTTTTCCTTGCTGCTGGCTTTAGCGCTGGTGGTGCTGGCAATCGTCGTGCAGATGGCGGTCACCATGGTATTGCAGGGTCAGGTGGAGAGCATTGATGTTATCCGCTCGATCTTTTTTGGTCTGCTGATCACTCCGTGGGCGGTCTACTTCTTATCGGTGGTGGTTGAGCAGCTGGAAGAATCTCGTCAGCGCTTATCGCGGCTGGTAGAAAAACTCGAAGAGATGCGCGATCGCGATCTGAAGCTCAATGTGCAGTTAAAAGATAATATTGCCCAGCTTAATCAAGAGATTAGCGATCGTGAAAAGGCTGAAGCGGAGCGCCAGGAGACCTTTGAACAGCTAAAAATAGAGATGCAGGAGCGTGAGCAAACGCAGATCCAGCTTGAACAACAATCCTCCTTTCTGCGCTCTTTCCTCGATGCCTCACCGGATTTGGTTTTCTACCGCAACGAAGATAAAGAATTTTCCGGCTGTAACCGGGCGATGGAACTGCTGACCGGCAAAAGCGAGAAGCAGCTCATTCACCTGAAACCGCAGGATGTCTATTCAGAGGAAGCTGCGGCGAAAGTTATTGAAACTGATGAAAAAGTCTTTCGTCATAACGTATCGCTGACCTATGAACAGTGGCTGGATTATCCGGACGGGCGCAAAGCCTGTTTCGAAATCCGTAAAGTGCCTTATTACGACCGCGTGGGTAAACGCCACGGGCTGATGGGCTTTGGCCGCGATATTACTGAGCGTAAACGCTACCAGGATGCGCTGGAGCGGGCCAGCCGGGATAAGACCACCTTCATTTCCACGATTAGCCATGAACTGCGTACACCGCTGAATGGCATCGTCGGCCTGAGCCGGATCCTGCTCGACACGGATTTGACGCAGGAGCAAGAGAAATACCTGAAGACAATCCATGTTTCCGCCGTAACACTGGGGAATATCTTCAACGATATTATCGACATGGATAAAATGGAGCGCCGCAAAGTTCAGCTTGATAACCAGCCGCTGGATTTCACCAGCTTCCTTGCCGATCTGGAAAACCTTTCCGGTTTGCAGGCGCACCAAAAAGGGCTGCGTTTTGTACTGGAGCCAACGTTGCCGCTGCCGCACAAGGTGATTACCGACGGTACGCGTTTGCGGCAGATTCTATGGAACCTGATCAGCAATGCGGTGAAATTTACTCCACAAGGGCAGGTTGAAGTGCGCGTTCGCTACGACGAAGGCGAAATGCTGCACTTCGAAGTGCAGGATTCCGGTATCGGTATTCCGCGCGACGAGCAGGATAAGATCTTTGCCATGTATTACCAAGTCAAAGATAGCCACGGCGGCAAACCGGCCACGGGGACGGGTATCGGGCTGGCCGTTTCGCGTCGCCTCGCCAAAAACATGGGGGGGGATATCTCTGTCAGCAGCCAGCCTGGCGCCGGGTCCATCTTTACGCTGACCGTTCATGCGCCCGCAGTGGCGGAAGAAGTTGATGACGTTTTCGAAGATGATGACATGCCGTTGCCCGCGCTGCATGTGCTGCTGGTTGAGGACATCGAGCTGAATGTCATTGTCGCACGCTCGGTGCTGGAAAAGCTGGGTTGTAGCGTTGATGTGGCGATGACCGGCAGCGCCGCGCTGGAGATGTTTGCCCCTGGCGAATACGATCTGCTGCTGCTGGATATTCAGTTGCCGGACATGACCGGGCTGGATATTTCCCGCACGCTAACCAGCCGTTATCCGCGTGAAGATCTGCCGCCGCTGGTAGCGCTGACGGCCAACGTGCTGAAAAATAAACAGGAGTATCTCGATGCGGGCATGAATGACGTATTGAGCAAACCGCTGGCGGTCCCGGCATTAACTGCCATGATTAAAAAGTTCTGGGATACAAACGCCAACGAGGAGGAGCAGGTGACAACTGTCGATAACAGCAAAATACAAACGGTGCTGGATACGGCCATGCTTGAGCAATATATCGAGCTGGTGGGGCCTAAATTGATCACCGATGGGCTGGCTGTCTTTGAGAAAATGATGCCGGGCTATCTCAATGTGCTTGAGTCAAATCTTACGGCACGCGATCAGAAGGGCATAACCGAAGAGGGACATAAAATTAAGGGCGCGGCGGGCTCTGTCGGTTTACGCCATCTGCAACAACTGGGGCAACAGATCCAGTCTCCCGATCTTCCGGCGTGGTGGGACAATGTCGGCGAATGGGTGGAAGAGATGAAACAGGAGTGGCAGAACGATGTGGCGGTACTGAAAGCTTGGGTTGCGGCGGTGGACGCTGGAAAAAAATGA
- the rapZ gene encoding RNase adapter RapZ: MVLMIVSGRSGSGKSVALRALEDMGFYCVDNLPVVLLPQLAQTLADRQTSAAVSIDVRNMPESPEIFEQAMSSLPDAFSPQLLFLDADRNTLIRRYSDTRRLHPLSSKNLSLESAIDEESNLLEPLRSRADLIVDTSEMSVHELAEMLRTRLLGKRERELTMVFESFGFKHGIPIDADYVFDVRFLPNPHWDPKLRPMTGLDKPVAAFLDRHTEVHNFIYQTRSYLELWLPMLETNNRSYLTVAIGCTGGKHRSVYVAEQLADYFRSRGKNVQSRHRTLEKRKT, encoded by the coding sequence ATGGTCCTGATGATCGTAAGTGGTCGTTCGGGTTCAGGCAAATCCGTGGCCCTGCGCGCTCTGGAAGACATGGGTTTCTATTGTGTCGATAACCTGCCGGTCGTGCTGCTGCCTCAACTGGCACAGACACTCGCCGATCGTCAGACCTCTGCCGCCGTCAGTATTGATGTGCGTAATATGCCGGAATCTCCGGAAATTTTTGAACAGGCAATGAGCAGTCTGCCTGATGCGTTCTCGCCGCAATTGCTGTTCCTTGATGCTGACCGTAACACGCTGATTCGGCGCTACAGCGATACGCGCCGCTTACATCCGCTCTCCAGCAAGAATTTATCGCTGGAAAGCGCTATTGATGAAGAGAGCAACCTGCTGGAGCCACTGCGTTCCCGCGCGGATCTGATTGTCGATACCTCCGAAATGTCGGTTCATGAGCTGGCCGAAATGCTGCGCACCCGCCTGCTCGGCAAGCGCGAGCGCGAACTGACCATGGTCTTTGAGTCGTTCGGCTTTAAGCACGGCATTCCTATCGATGCCGATTACGTCTTTGACGTTCGCTTTCTGCCCAACCCGCACTGGGATCCGAAACTGCGCCCGATGACCGGTCTCGACAAACCTGTCGCGGCGTTCCTTGACCGGCATACCGAAGTGCACAATTTTATTTACCAGACCCGCAGTTATCTTGAACTGTGGTTACCGATGCTGGAAACCAACAACCGTAGCTATCTGACCGTCGCTATTGGTTGTACTGGCGGTAAGCATCGTTCTGTTTATGTCGCCGAACAGCTGGCGGATTATTTCCGCTCGCGCGGTAAAAACGTTCAATCCCGTCACCGTACGCTGGAAAAACGCAAAACATGA
- a CDS encoding TIGR01212 family radical SAM protein (This family includes YhcC from E. coli K-12, an uncharacterized radical SAM protein.) produces MQLQKLVNMFGGDLARRYGEKVHKLTLHGGFSCPNRDGTIGRGGCTFCNVASFADEAQQHQSIADQLAHQANLVNRARRYLAYFQAYTSTWAEVQVLRSMYQQAISQANIVGLCVGTRPDCVPEAVLDLLCEYHQQGYEVWLELGLQTAHDKTLHRINRGHDFACYQKTAQQARKRGLKVCTHLIVGLPGERCVDCLETLQRVTDAGVDGIKLHPLHIVKGSIMAKAWEAGRLNGIGLEEYTVIAGEMIRHTPPEVIYHRVSASARRPTLLAPLWCENRWTGMVELDRYLNEQGGQGSALGRCWQLPA; encoded by the coding sequence ATGCAGTTACAGAAATTAGTCAATATGTTTGGTGGGGATCTTGCTCGCCGATATGGAGAAAAAGTCCATAAACTCACTTTGCATGGCGGTTTTAGCTGCCCAAACCGCGATGGCACCATCGGACGCGGCGGGTGTACGTTCTGTAATGTCGCGTCTTTTGCCGATGAGGCACAGCAGCATCAATCCATTGCTGACCAGCTTGCTCATCAGGCGAACCTCGTCAATCGCGCTCGTCGCTATCTCGCCTATTTCCAGGCTTATACCAGCACCTGGGCGGAAGTGCAGGTGTTGCGGTCGATGTATCAGCAGGCGATAAGCCAGGCGAACATTGTGGGGTTATGCGTCGGCACGCGCCCTGATTGCGTGCCGGAAGCGGTGCTGGATTTGCTTTGTGAATACCATCAACAGGGCTATGAAGTGTGGCTGGAATTGGGCCTGCAAACCGCTCATGATAAAACGCTGCACCGCATCAACCGTGGGCATGATTTCGCCTGCTACCAGAAAACGGCGCAGCAGGCCCGTAAACGCGGTCTGAAGGTCTGCACGCATTTGATTGTCGGGTTACCGGGGGAACGTTGCGTGGATTGCCTGGAGACCCTACAGCGCGTTACAGATGCTGGCGTTGATGGCATTAAGCTGCATCCGCTGCATATCGTGAAAGGCAGTATTATGGCGAAGGCATGGGAAGCCGGCCGCCTGAACGGTATTGGTCTGGAAGAGTATACCGTTATTGCCGGAGAGATGATTCGCCATACGCCGCCAGAGGTGATCTATCATCGCGTTTCCGCCAGCGCGCGCCGCCCGACACTGCTGGCACCGCTGTGGTGCGAAAACCGCTGGACCGGCATGGTGGAGCTGGATCGTTATCTGAATGAGCAGGGCGGACAAGGTTCGGCGCTTGGACGTTGCTGGCAATTGCCCGCCTGA